DNA from Sulfodiicoccus acidiphilus:
GGGATATCGAACTTGCTCAGTATGTGTGGAACCAGTGATATCGGTTTCTGGTTCAACGCGATCGAAAGCGGGATAGACGACCCGTGGAGTCCAGAAGGTATAAGGAAGTTGATGGAGATGTCTCCAATTACATATGTGTCTAGGGCGAATACGCCCGTGATGCTGATACATGGCGAAGAGGACTATAGATGTCCTATAGAGCAGGCTGAGCAGTTCTTCGTTGCTCTGAAAAGGAAAGGTGTAGAAGCTGTACTTGTTAGGTATCAAGGAGATGGGCACGAGCATGCTAGGAGGGGGAGGCCAGAAAATATGGTAGATAGACTTGAGATCAAATTAAAATGGTTTAGAGAAAAACTTAATAATAATAAAAAGGAAAAATAAAGGAATTAATAGTAATACCCTCCCGACGAACTCCCAGAGGATGAGCTGCTAGGCGAGGTAGTGGCCGGTAAAGTGAGCACCCAGGGTACTGGCTTAACGAATATCAGGTTTATTACGACACCGTCTCCTAGTAGTATTGGAACGTGGAATATGTACGTCTTCCCGTTCCAAGTCCACATGTTAGCTCCTTGATCTGGAGTTATCATCACTGTGATGAATGGTTTGCTGGCGGTGTAAGAGAAGGTTACATTGCCATTTATTGCATAGGCGAAGACGATGGAAGGAACTTGTCCTGCCTCAGGAGCAGTGACGTTCTGCGGCGCATAGAATACCACGGAGAAGTTGTAGTCGCTCAAACTCCCCGAAGGTGTGGTTATGGTGGTTCCGGGCTGTATTACAACCCACGTGTTCCCCGCATCCACTACGCCTCCCTGAGTTCCGTTAATCTGATACGTGTATGCAGCTATGGGGGTCAAACCGTAGGCCTCCCCTATCTTCACGTATGTCTGAGTGGGTATGTGTCCTATGGGATGGTTAGCAGATTCGAATACCCATATCACCGGCTTGAAGAAGACTGTATTGACCATAACGTCCTGACCATATATCCAGACGTCTGGGAACTTATATGAACCACCAGTGTAGACTGTTCCATTGAAGCTTCCACCAAACCACGTCCACGAGGTCCAAGTTGATGGAGCCCCCATGACGACGGTTATGACGCCATCCGGAGCCCCAGAGGCGTTGACTAGAGATATGGTCGGAGTTATTTGACCATCAACCTCGAAAGCGTAAGCAAAGAGAGGCGTTAGGTAGGGCTGTAGACCTGGGTAACTAACTCCCTCCATGCTGAAAGTCACCAAAGAGAAGTTGTACAGGTCCTTCATCGATCCCCCCACTTCTGCATAGGTTCCAGGCTTCACTATCGCTATTAGGTTGCCTACTTGGAGGACAGCGCCCTGAGTCGCGTTAACTTGGACTGTCTGAATTCCATTTACTATAAACGTCGGTGTGTTGGTGTATCCAGGCGCGTCGGAACTGAGTGGAACCATGGAGGAACTCATCGTTTCGCTGACTATCTGCCATCTTGCTGTGGTAGTGTTGTACTGCAGGTTCGCGGTGACATTTAAGTGAATGTCGTATATCATAGGGAAGTTGGGCTGTCCCGCGGCTACAAAGCCAATGAACGCACTGTCGTTAGCCGTCACTATGGCCTGTGCTTGGGAGGGCGATAGAGTCACCGATACCATGGGTCCTACTGTAGAACCGTTGGGGAGCAGGTTCTGTGCATACATCACCGCGAAAATAAAGTAAGTGTCCCACTCTTGGAATAACCTGGTGATATTGGAGCCTGTGTAGCTACCTGTCTTGAAGACAGGGGGTAGGGAGCCTGACAAGGTCAGTGTAGCTCCTGGAGCGAAGCCAGACGATATTACGTTGGCAGGGAACTCGGCCCCCATCGCGTTCAGTTGGGATAGAACTAGCTCGGTTGCCTGAGCTGCTTGCATCGAGTGTTGAGAGGGATAACCCGCTATCACAGTGGAAGGCGGAACTTCATTTCCTATCCACGTTAAGTGAGTTATCTTTCCGTTGACCACCTCTACAGTTACAGATGCGTTGAATACCTGAAGCAGAACTGGGTCGTTTAGGGGAGCCACGAAATACTGTACTACTGCAGAAATGGTGTAGACGTTACCGCTCCTGGAGAAGGTTGGCAATGCAGTGGTATAGAAGTAAACCGTCTCATACGTCCCGAAGAACTGGGAGAGCCAAGAGCTATTGAATGTGTTTAACGTGTATGTGCCAGGGAAGGGGACGCCTGTAATGTTTGCGGTGAAGTTCGACGCCAAGAACGGTGTTACGTCTTCCGGCGACTCTATTGCTATCCCATCAAGCATCTGAAAGAATGAGGATAATGACGTTCCTAGTGTGGAGGCATTGACTGACTGCAGGGCATTGTACTTTTGTTGTAAGGCCGCGTAAGCTGACTCAAGCGAAGCGTACTCTGAGGAAAGTTGAGAGTAAGAGGAGTTAAGTGACTTGTAATTTGACTGCAGAGAACTGTAAGATGAGCTGAGCGACTGATACTTCGCCATTAGCGAGTTGTAGGAGCTCATTAGGGACTGGTACGAACTGTTGAGTGAACTCAGCTTCGATTCTGTGGAGTTTACCTGAGTGGAGAGGGAACTTATCTGGGACTGAAGTGAAGAGACCTTTCCGAGGGTCATTCCATACTCTACGAACCCTATTGCTGCTACTACCACTAAAATCACGAGTATTACCCCGAAAACTACCGTCTTCGTGTCCATGTTCTCTACCATCGAGCGTAAGACTACACCATATAAACTTTTTCCAAGATTTAACACATCAATGACTCTATTTGATGTGATGGAGAACCATTTTTTTCAAATAACTGACAATCTGGGGGTATGTGACCTGTTGTTCTGATATTGGTAGAATGGATTATATATCTTATATTTAAATTGAATAAAAATTTAAAAGTAAACTTCTTTTTTATTTTCTGATATTCTGCTTTGGTCAACTTCTTTGGTCCAAGAAGAATTACTCCCCCAATTTTAGAGTAGGAAATTCGCGAAGTCGAATTAGGTAATGAAAGAACGAACCAAGCACATCTTCTACCGAACGATGTCTCATTCCTCTATTCGGAACCACTTCCATGTTAACCAACGAAAGGATGGCATTCACAGTCAACATGTGGTCTCACCGCAGCCTGGTGAAGGTAATCGAGAGTGAACTACTTCGCCCCTATGGACTACATGCTTGCGGCGAGAATTTCCTGCACCTCCGAGCGACTTCGATCCTCATTTGTAGTGGAGTTTCCATAGAGTCCGTTCCGTGGTGCCCAGCGACCTAGTTGTCTCCTCGAGTTCGAATGTAGAAGTTTTTCCACGAGAGGTTTCCTCGAGGAGGAGTTGCGCCCACTTAACTCCTTACTTTTTAATTCGCGCTACTCTTGACTTAGCTCCCTACGCGAGCTAGTTGCGTGAGTTCCCGTTGGTTCAAACTGTATGGTAACGTGATTAATGCCGTAACTGGTCAATAGCCTCTCCACTTCCGTCCTCTTCTCCTCCAATTGGCTTAGGGTCGATTTCGGATCCTCTTCAGCGTGGAGGGTCGCAATTATCATGTGATCACATATGGTCCACACGTGAACATGATGAACCCCAGGAAGGATAGTCCTAATTCGATTCTCCACTTCCTCAACATCTACAGGGGACCTCTCCATCAGAACATTGAAGGATGTCCTGAGAGAGCCAAAGTTCAGGATAACGAAAAGTAGTGCCAATGCTGCAGAACAAAGGGGATCAAGATAGAACTGTCTCGTTAGCAAAATAACGAGGCCGGCAAGTGCGCCCACTGCATACTGTATGAAGTCCGAGATGG
Protein-coding regions in this window:
- a CDS encoding cation diffusion facilitator family transporter, with the translated sequence MRSTRAILYWCVFLTLVFGSFYGRSPVLLTESFDSLLDALTISFSSLALVSIKDQRLYTYGLHRLEIFSALANGGAVIIGSVASVGISLLFLDLGIHDIPTLTLILSTAAALLIAPITRGKGGLEQKALVLHSISDFIQYAVGALAGLVILLTRQFYLDPLCSAALALLFVILNFGSLRTSFNVLMERSPVDVEEVENRIRTILPGVHHVHVWTICDHMIIATLHAEEDPKSTLSQLEEKRTEVERLLTSYGINHVTIQFEPTGTHATSSRRELSQE